Proteins from one Mesorhizobium sp. M9A.F.Ca.ET.002.03.1.2 genomic window:
- the pbpC gene encoding penicillin-binding protein 1C, with product MLSKKVLRRIAITAASCAGFLALSAAALWQLDRAFPPPLPAELIVSAEVQDRDGQLLRAFATPDGYWRLATRLDQIDKLLVDMLVTYEDKRFWDHEGVDALALARAAGQFATNGRIVSGGSTLSMQLARLTEPRDSRSLGSKVKQMLRAIQIERRLTKREILERYLTLAPYGGNLEGVRAASLAYFGKEPKRLTISEAALLVALPQLPEKRRPDRNLALAHAARDRVLTRMVSAGLLGEREAARAALDDVSGIRRTLPALAAHVAYAILPRAVPGQSLQLTIRKSVQEGLEQVARDAATRLGPRLSVAMVMADARTGDILGEVGSANYFDASRSGWIDMTRIVRSPGSTLKPFIYGLAFEQGLVAQETLIDDSPTDFGGYRPKNFDMGYQGDVSIRQALQLSLNVPAIRVLDAVGPARLLARFRQAGVTPVLPLNKAPGLAIGLGGVGVTLRDLVQLYAGLANGGKAHTLHDGTEPANAGRSTVTILDDQANWQITDILSGVKPPEGAMQRGIAYKTGTSYGYRDAWSVGFDGRYVLGVWVGRPDAGAVPGLSGYVSAAPILFEGFVRSGLAAVPLPGQPAGVIRPRRDDLPVTLARFGAGADGLVQATPTEPAPTIIFPPDGARVDLGTTSAGASPLVLKLQGGRAPFRWLANGKPLAGIDRRRTATWQPDGAGYSTLTVIDAAGRAASVKVFVE from the coding sequence ATGCTCTCAAAAAAAGTCTTACGCCGCATAGCCATCACAGCAGCTTCCTGCGCCGGCTTCCTCGCCCTCTCCGCCGCCGCCCTCTGGCAGCTCGACCGCGCCTTTCCGCCGCCGCTGCCGGCCGAGCTCATCGTGTCGGCTGAAGTGCAGGACCGCGACGGCCAGCTGTTGCGCGCCTTCGCCACGCCGGACGGCTATTGGCGGCTCGCCACCCGCCTCGACCAGATCGACAAGCTGCTCGTCGACATGCTGGTGACTTACGAGGACAAGCGCTTCTGGGACCATGAAGGCGTCGACGCGCTGGCGCTGGCGCGGGCCGCCGGCCAGTTCGCGACCAATGGCCGTATCGTCTCCGGCGGCTCGACGCTGTCGATGCAGCTCGCCCGGCTGACCGAACCGCGCGACAGCCGCAGCCTCGGCTCGAAGGTCAAGCAGATGCTGCGCGCCATCCAGATCGAGCGGCGGCTCACCAAGCGCGAGATCCTCGAACGCTATTTGACGCTGGCGCCTTATGGCGGCAATCTCGAAGGCGTGCGCGCCGCTTCGCTCGCCTATTTCGGCAAGGAGCCGAAGCGGCTGACGATCTCGGAGGCGGCCCTGCTCGTCGCCTTGCCGCAACTGCCGGAAAAACGCCGGCCCGACCGCAATCTCGCACTCGCCCACGCCGCCCGCGACCGGGTGCTGACGCGCATGGTTTCGGCAGGCCTGCTCGGCGAGCGCGAGGCCGCGCGCGCCGCGCTCGACGACGTTTCCGGCATCCGCCGCACGCTGCCGGCGCTCGCCGCCCATGTCGCCTATGCGATACTGCCCAGGGCCGTCCCCGGACAGTCGTTGCAGCTGACGATCCGCAAAAGCGTCCAGGAAGGGCTGGAACAGGTGGCCAGGGATGCCGCCACCAGGCTCGGGCCTCGCCTGTCCGTCGCCATGGTGATGGCCGACGCCCGCACCGGCGACATCCTTGGCGAGGTCGGCTCGGCCAACTATTTCGACGCCAGCCGCTCCGGCTGGATCGACATGACCAGGATCGTCCGCTCGCCCGGTTCGACGTTGAAACCATTCATCTACGGGCTCGCCTTCGAACAAGGGCTGGTCGCGCAGGAAACGCTGATCGACGACAGCCCGACGGATTTCGGGGGCTACCGGCCGAAGAATTTCGACATGGGCTACCAGGGCGACGTCAGCATCCGCCAGGCGCTGCAACTGTCGCTCAATGTGCCGGCGATCAGGGTGCTCGACGCGGTCGGGCCGGCGCGGCTGCTCGCGCGCTTCCGGCAGGCCGGCGTCACGCCGGTGCTGCCCCTGAACAAGGCGCCAGGTCTCGCCATCGGCCTTGGCGGCGTCGGCGTGACGCTGCGCGACCTCGTCCAGCTCTATGCCGGGCTTGCCAATGGCGGCAAGGCGCACACGCTGCATGACGGCACCGAACCGGCGAATGCCGGGCGCTCCACCGTCACCATCCTGGACGATCAGGCAAACTGGCAGATCACCGACATCCTGTCGGGGGTGAAGCCGCCCGAAGGGGCCATGCAACGCGGCATCGCCTACAAGACCGGCACTTCCTACGGCTACCGCGATGCCTGGTCGGTCGGCTTCGACGGGCGCTACGTGCTGGGCGTCTGGGTCGGCCGTCCCGATGCCGGCGCGGTGCCCGGCCTGTCCGGCTATGTCTCGGCCGCACCCATCCTGTTCGAGGGCTTTGTCCGCTCCGGCCTGGCTGCCGTGCCGCTGCCAGGCCAGCCGGCCGGCGTCATTAGACCGAGGCGCGATGATCTGCCGGTGACGCTCGCCCGTTTCGGCGCCGGCGCCGACGGGCTGGTCCAGGCGACGCCGACCGAGCCCGCGCCGACGATCATCTTTCCACCCGATGGCGCCCGCGTCGATCTCGGCACCACCTCCGCCGGGGCCTCACCGCTGGTGCTGAAGCTGCAAGGCGGCCGGGCGCCGTTCCGCTGGCTGGCCAACGGCAAGCCGCTGGCCGGCATCGACCGGCGGCGCACAGCGACCTGGCAGCCTGACGGCGCCGGCTATTCGACCCTGACCGTGATCGATGCGGCCGG